The Desulfovibrio piger DNA segment CGCAGGATGCCGCCGAGGCTGTCCTCTTTTTCGCACAGGATGACCTGATGGCCGCGCCGGGCCGCCGTCCAGGCCGCATACAGGCCGCCGGGGCCACCGCCTGCCACCAGGACTTTTTTCTTTTCCGGCGCAGGCAGCACATAGTCGCCTTCCATTTCGCGCCCGATAAGCGGGTTGACCGTACAGCGACGCGTGGCCGTAGCCGCACGCTCAGCCATACAGGTAAAGCAGCGCAGGCAACGGACGATCTCCTCGTCCCGGTTGGCCATGACCTTTTCCGGCAGGAAGGGATCGGCCAGCAGCGCACGCGCCATATACACCACATCGGCCTTGCCGGACTTGATGATCTCTTCCATCTGGGCAGGATCGTTCAGGCCGCCGATGGTCGCCACAGGGATGGAGACATGCTTTTTGATCTCCGCCGCCAGATAAACATTGCAGCCGTGTGCCTTGAACATGGAAGGATGCGTATCGCCAAAACCGCGCTGGTAGGTACCGGCGGAAACATGCAAAAGGTCGATGCAGTCTTCCAGTTCCTGAGCGATGGCGATGCCGTCTTCCAGCGTGTAGCCGCCCTCGAACAGCTCAGAGCCGCTCATGCGAAACTCAATGGGAAAACCGGGGCCCACGGCCTCGCGCACGGACTGCAGCACCCGGCGGGCAAAGCGGCAACGGTTCTGGATACTGCCCCCGTATTCGTCCGTCCGGTGGTTGAACCAGGGCGACAAGAACTGGTTGATGAGCCAACCGTGCCCGCCGTGGACCATGATCATCTCAAAGCCCGCGCGTTTGGCCAGACCGGCGACCTGCCCATAGGCAGCCACGATCTCGTCGATCATCTCGTGGCTCAGTTCCCCCACTTCCACGCCGTCGGGGCGTACGCAGGCCGAAGGTCCCCACTGGGCAAGGCCGTGCTGGCGGCTTTTGTCCGTCATGTACGTGCCGGAATACATACCGGAATGGGAAAGCTCCACACTGGGGATGGCGCCATGCCGACGGATGGCGTCCGCCGTATAGGCAAAGGAGGCCAAAGAATTCAAAATGGCCGTATCCAGATGATAGGCATGGCTGCCGTCGGTCTTCGGATGCACCATGCATTCGCTGATGGTGACGGCACCGGCGCCGCCCTTGGCCCGCAGCTCATAAAAAGCAGTGGATTTGGGGCCGATGCAGCCGTCGTTGGTGATGTCCGTACCGCCCATGGGCGCGGAGAACATACGGTTGCGGAACGTGACACGCCCAATGGTGATGGGTTTGCACAAATGGGGGAACTTTCTTTCCATAAAAACTCCATGCTGTCGTTGTAACGACATGACGCTTCACCCGTTCAGGGAAAGTATCTTAAAAACAAAATATATTAGTAGGATAGCATATAAAAGACTGCCAAGATCCTGACAACCTTCCGCGAGGAGGACACCGTGCGGCCAAAGAGCTGCCGGCAATGCTGGCAGCCTGCAACGGAACAGTCTGCAGGACCGCGGCAGCAGGAGATGCTCCGACGCTCCAGATCGTTTCCCTCGCAACTATCCGGCTGAAAAAAAGACGGATCGCCTGCCATATCCGCTCCATATTACCTTGAATGGACACGGCGTACCCGCCTCTGTTTGGTTTGATAGTACGAAAACAAGAAAAAAGCAAAATTTTCCTACATAGAAATACGGCGGCCCACGGTGAGAATCCTTTGCATCCTCTCCATCTCCGCCGGGATGAGCTCGCATCATGTCCACGCTACGGCCCTGTCTATACGTCAAAGTGGTATGGGACAAAAAAAGGGGGACGGTCGATACCGTCCCCCCTGACCAGGCTTTAGCCATGAGTGTACATAACAAAAAAACCACCCGCTGTGCGGGTGGTTTTGATTTTCCTTGGTGGGCAGTACAGGACTTGAACCTGTGGCCCCCGCCTTGTAAGGGCGGTGCTCAACCAGCTGAGCTAACTGCCCAAGCTGCCTTTTCCAGAGCGGAAAAGGCATGCCGTCTTCTAATATAACGCCGTACGCGTGTCAACCGCAGCCGCCGATCAGCTGAATTGCAAGGGCTTTGCCATCAGCGTTGCCATGTCTCCGGCCAGCTTTTCCTTGAGGGCCGCGGCACGTACGGTATCCTTCATGATCATGTCCACCTGACGGCTGTGGATCAGCAGATAGCCGATCAGGCGCGTCCGGCGCAGGGTCTCTTCGGCGTTGTACGCTTCCGCCACGGCAAACATGGAATCGTTCTTGATGTCCACACGGAAGCCGTGGCTCTCCAGCAGGTCGGCCAGCATCCTGGCACGCAGGATGCGGCGGCTGACGTCCGCTGCCCCGCCCTTGAACTGGAAGCTGACGAAGTTCTCGTGCTCATCCTCGCCCGCAAGACATTCCACCGTGCAGAAATGGTACCCGTACCGGGCCTGCAGGATCATATAGCGCGAGGCGATGATGAAGAAGTTCTTGTCAGCCATGGCCGTAGGCGCCGTACTTTCCAGCTCCCGGTTCATGGTGCTCTCGAACACGACGCTCATGAAGCCAGAGGCGCTGGTCGCCGGCGGCCCGGCCCAGGGCACGGCCACCATGCCGTTCCACAGGGCCAGCATGGGTTTGCAGGCGATGTCCCCCAGCTCAACCAGCGGTCCGTTGACGCTGCGCTTGAAGCCGTCATCCATGTCGATGACCCAGTATTGCAGCTTGACGCCCACCTTGAGCTGCTTGCCCATGTTGCGGTTGAGGGCCGCCTCGCTGTCGAACATCAGCCCCACGGCCTTTTCATGGCAGAAGCGGGTGATGTCGTGCAGGCTGGTGCAATTGGCCGGCGAGAAATCCGGTGAATCCGGGTCCAGCAGATGCAGGGGCGTCATCAGGGCCGCCAGTTCCTTGAGGCGCTGATAGACGGGGCTCCCGGCCATAAGGTTGGGGGGCGTCGCTCCTGCCGGGATCAATTCGGGATGGCTCCCGGCCAGTACCGTGCCCCGGTCGGCCAGCAGCGTGACCTCACCGGCATTTTCCAGCAGATGGCTGGCATCCTTCAGACTGAACAGGGCCGGGAGCTTGTATTCCCGTGCCACAGAGGCCAGATGCCCGGCCATGCCGCCCGTTTCGCTGATCAGGCCCGCAGCCCGTGAAAGCAGCGTGGCCCAGCGGGGCTGCGCCCGTTCGATGACCAGTATGCCGCCTCGCGGGAAAGAAAGCATGTCCGCATCTTTGCGGGCCACGAAAACAGGTCCCACAGCCACCCCGGAGCTGACGGCCATACCGCCCTGTGCCAGGACGGGCAGATCGCCGGGGTCTTCTTCTCCGGCCACTGCCGCCGGGGCTTCCTCCACCTGGTCGGGCGCGCTCTCGAATAGCGGACGGCTTTGCAGGACCACGATACGCGTGTTGCCCTCATAGGGTTCCAGCGCCCATTCCACATCCTGCGGCTCGTTGTAGAATTCTTCCAGCGCCAGGGCCACCTGCGCCAGCTCGCGGGCCTGGGCATCCGTCAGACTGGGACGGACAGCCGCCTCGCCTTCCAGATCGGAACGGCTGACGCCCTGCGCCGCCTCGGGAGCGCAATCCAGGCGGAACGCCTTGTAGGCGATATGCTTTTCAAGCAGTTCCGGCGGATTCTGGCGACTGAAAGCGAACACGTCCGGCGTGACGGCCCCGTCCACCACAGCCTGGGGCAGCCCGGGAACGGCATTGAGCGTTACCTGTCCCCTTCCCTGCCGGCTGGCCACGGGGTCGCGGCTGTAGGCCACACCGCCGGCCAGCGCCTGCACCATGCTGAGCACGCCCACACTCATGGGCGCAGCCTCATCCGGGATGCCGCGCTGGAAACGGTAGCTCATGGCCGTGACCGCGTACTTGCTGGCCACGATCTCCTTCCAGACTTCGCAGGCTTCTTCGGGCAGGACATTCAATTCCGACCTGTACTGACCCGCAAAGGTCACGCCCAGAGCATCTTCGCCCACGGCGCTGCTGCGCAGGGCAAGGCGCAGCTCGCTGCCGCAACGTTCCACCATGCCCGCCACGGCCTCTTCGATGGCCTGCTCTAGCTGCGGCGGCAAGGGCGCGTTGAGGATGCACTGCTGCAATGCGGCCGACAGGCTGAACAGATCGTCCATGCTGTCCATATCCGCGCTCTGGATGCGGCGGGAGATCTCGTCACGCAGCCCGTTGTATTCCATGAAGGCATGATAGGCGTTGACCGTCACGGCAAAACCGTCAGGCACGGCCAGCCCCACATTGGCGGAGACTTCGCCAAGATTGGCCATCTTGCCGCCGACCTGCGGCATGTCCCCCAGACGGATGTCCGTCAGGGGCAGCAGCAGGGGGCCGTCCGTGACCAGGCTCTTCCGCTCCAGCACATCGGTGATGCGGCCGCTGACATCATTGAAAGCGGTCTGCAGACTTTCGTACTGGTTGTCGGAAAGCGCGTTGAGCTCGCGTACCATCTGGTACACGGCCGTTGCCGCCCGCGTACCGGCACCGCGAACATAGCTCATGCCGAAGGGTCGCGAACCGGCCAGGGCCTCTTCCACTTCGCTCATGATCTCGAGCGCGTTCTTGTTGGAGGACAGCAGGCGACGGAACCGGGCACAACGTTCACGGAGCTGCTTTTTCAGCTCTTCCTCGCGTGCCAGATCCTCGGGGCTCAGCTCTTTCTGCCCGCCCAGCAAGTGTCGCAATCGTGTGAATATGGACATATCACGCAGCGGCGCGAACCGCCTCCTCCATCTTGATGATCAGCTCGTTGATGGCCACGGGCTTCAGCATATAGTCGTAAGCCCCCAGATCCATGCCCTGCACGGCCACACCGAGGGAGGCATGGCCCGTCAGCAGCAGCACAGGCAGTTTGGGGGCGATCTTCTTCATGTGGCGCAGCGTTTCCAGCCCATCCATGCCGGGCATGCGCACGTCCATGACCACTACCTGGAACATGGTCTCGGGCTGCTTCATGGCCTCCGTGACGATATCCAGCGCGCTCTGCCCGTCAGGAGCCGTCACGATGGTCATGCCGCGGCGGGACAGACGTTTTTCCATCAGCTGCAGGAATTCCACTTCATCATCAACAAAGAGTGCGTGCATGGCATTCTCCTAAGCGTCTTCGCTGGTTTCAAGGGGTTGGCTCGGCGGTTCCGCGGGCAGGCTGATGCAGAATGTCGTCCCCTGCCCCACAACGCTGCTGACCTCTATACGGCCACCAAGCTTTTCCAGAATCGTAAAGCAGATGGCCAGGCCAAGCCCTGTACCCTCGCCCACTGCCTTTGTGGTGAAGAAAGGATCGAAGATACGCTGCATGGTCTCTTCGTCCATGCCCGGCCCCGTATCCTTGAAGTAGATGCGTGCGCCATCTTCCCAGGGTTCGGTGCGCACGGCGATGGAGCCATTCTTGCCTATGGCGTCGATGGCATTGTCGATGATGTTGATGAACACCTGCTCCAGCTGGGCCGAATCGGAAAGGATGACCGGCACATCGGCGGAAAAGTCCTTTTCGATGGTGATATTGCGGCCGCGGGCCTCGGTCTTGAGGAACTCCGTCGCCTGATCCACCAGAACGTTGACCATGATCTCCGAGCGGCCGGGATTCATGCGCCGGCCAAAGCCCAGCATGCGCTGCGTGATCCCCTTGGCACGCTGCACGTGCTTTTCGATCTTGTCCGTGCTCTCCATGATCTCGTCGTAATTGACCATGTTCTTGGGGTTCTCGTCCTGCAGCAGGTCACGGATCCAGCCGGCGTTCTCCTGGATCAGCATGAGAGGATTGTTGACCTCATGGGCCACGCCTGCGGCCATCTTGCCGAGAGCCGCCATCTTGCTGGATTGCAGCATGCGGGCGTCGATATGGGCCTGTTTGCGGTCGGCGGCCGTCAGACAAGAGACGATGTAGCGCGTCCCCAGGAAGGCACCCACCGTGACCAGCACGGCACCCAGTCCCACGAAAAGCAGGATATAGATGCGCAGGCGGTGCAGCGGGGCCAGGCTTTCCCGCACATCGTCCACCACCACCAGCAGCCAGGGCATGGAATCCAGATGCATCATGGCCGCCAAAGGCTCCTTGCTGCCGCTGTCTCCCGGCTGGGACGGCAGGGGCACAAGGGCGATGCCCTGACGCAGCACGTTGGGCAAGGTGACATCAAAGTGTTCCAGGATGCGGCCGTAATCGCGGGAATCGGTCTGCAGCACGCCCTGCTCGTTGATCAGGAAGGCGTCACTGCGCTCCCCGGAGTACACGCGCTGCAGCAGGCTGTTGATGGCTTCCATGTCGATGGTGGCACGCATGATGAAGCTCTCGCCCCCTTCATGACGCAGGACGGCGATGATGAAATGCGGCACATTGCGGAAGCCCATGAACACGTCGCTGACGAAAACGCCCTTGCGCAGTACCTCGGTGAACCAGGGCGCATTGACGTAGTTGGCATCACGCAGGTCGAACGGCCCCACATAGGAGATGTGGCGGCCGTCCATGCCGATGATGCCAAGATCCACGAAGGAGCGCCCGCTCTGCTGCATGACCGTGAAGATACGGCTCAGCCGGTCGGGATCCCGCAATTCGGCAAGGTCATGCGTGAAGGCCAGCGTTTTTATCTGGGAAACGCGCTCATGCAAAAAGGTATCCAGCGCCCGGTGTTTACTGCTGCAAACGGCTTCGATACCGGCAGAGATCTTTTCATCATAGATGGAATTGATGCGGTCTATGCTGAAGATCCCCAGTGCCACCAGCGGCAAAAGGGCAAGCCCCAGATGCGTGACGAACAGACGGCGGAAGATGCGTCTGTATTCCCGTGTGGAAGGCATCTACTCCTCCTTGGCTGAAATCTGGGAAAGGTCTCCACCAGTCAGCAAGATACGGCAATGGTTCAGCATGGTCTTGCGGGTCGCCGCCACCTTGGCGCTGTCCTGCATGATCATGTCCAGCTGGCGGGTATGGATGGTCAGATAGCCTGCAACAGCCAGCAGGCACTGGCCTTCTTCCATATCCATGCCTTCAAGGCGCGCTGTCACGGCGTCATTGCGGACCACCGGCGTCAGGCCGAATTCCCACAGCAGATCGGCCACGAAGCGCACCCGCAGGATGCGGCGTTCGATATTGGCCGCCCCGCCGCGCAGCTGGAAGGCCACGTAATTTTCCGGCGTACGGTCCCCCAGCCGGGCTTCGACGGAGACGAAATGGAAGCCGAAGCGCGAATGCAGGCTGCAATAGTCGCGCGAAACCATGAAATAATTCTTTTCCGTAAAGTAGGCCGTCTGTGCCGCCGGATCCAGATTGGGATTGGCCGTGGCCTCGAACAGCACGGAAAGGAAGCCCTTGCCGTCCACCGGCGGGGGCCCCTGCCAGGGATAGGCGTTCATGCCGTGCCAGATAGCCTGCATGGGGATGGAGGTGATGTCCTCCACGTCGATGACCGGGCCGGGCTGGACCTTGCCGAAGCCGTCATTAAGGTTCACGACCCAGAACTGTTTGAGGACCTTGTCCCGCAGCTGTTTGATGCGCTGGGCCGCGTACTGTTTGTCGGACCCCAGGGTGAACATGGCGCTGACGGCCTTTTCATGGCAGTAGCGGGCGATATCGTGATAGGTCTGGCAGTTGGCCGCCTTGAAATCCACGCTGTCCACGTCGATGGTCAGGGGAAGGATATGTTCCGCCGCATGCTGCAGCACCCGGTACACGGGGCTGCCGGGCAGATAGTCGCGGGGCGGACGGGCCTGGGCCAGCAGCTCGTCCAGCTGGCCGGTGAAGACACAGCCCATCTCCGTGCAGACCGTCACCTTGTCGCCCGGGGTCAGCTTTTCCATGGCTCCGGCCAGGCCGAACATGGCCGGGATGCCGAACTCGCGGGCCAGAGAGAACAGGCGCGAGCCCAGCAGGCCGTCCTCGGCGATGATGGCCCCGGCACGGTCCACCAGCGAAGCCCACTGGTACAGATCGCGCTGCACCACCAGGATGCCGCCGTCAGGAAAATCCAGGACATCAGACCAGGAACGGGCGATGACCACCGGGCCGCAGGCCCTGCCGCGGCTGGTGGTGACGCCGCCGGTCAGCAGGGGCGCGGGCAGGTTGTCATCCGCGCGGGACTCGGCCTCGTCTTCACGCTCTTCCTGAGTCCGGGCCTTGATGACCATGGGGCGCGCCATGAGCACCTGCGTCCGGCCGGACGGCGTGCGCAGCCAGACCATGGACTGGGGACAGCCGGACATATTTTCCAGCTCCATGGCCAGGGCCGCCACATCAGCGGCGGCCTGATCGGAAAAGGAACTGCCGTCCTCGGCGTCATGCATACATCGGGCGCTGACTTTGTACGGCGGGGTCCGGGAAACATGCATCACGTTGACGGGCACCAGCGAGTATTCCATGTCCTGCGGCAGCCCGTTACAGAAATAGATATGGACGTTACCGCCCTTCAGGTCGATGGGGTTGGCCGTATGGGCCATGCCGCCAAAGCTGTCCTCCTCCACGGCAAGGCAGGTGATGCAGATGCGGGCATTGGCTTCCATCAGGCCGCGGGCACGCCGGTAAACCAGGGCCTGGGCCTGCTGCTTGCGGGCCAGCGTCGTATGCAGGGAAGCCAGGATATCCATATCGGACGCATGCAGGGAGACTGTGGGGCCCCAGACCAGCAGCCCGGGATCCGTGCCCGGCGTGTCCTCGCCGTCATCCATGCAGGGCCACAAACGCCCTTTGAACAGCAGGCGCATCTCGCCCGGACATTTTTTGCGCAGCTCCGCCAGCGCGGCACAAAATTCTTCCACCAGTCTGTCCGGTAACGGCGTGCTTTCCGTCAGTTCGCTCAGGCTTTCCGAAAGATCCTGCAAGGTCTCGGGGAGGTAGCCCCCTGCGGCCTGGATGCGCCGGTTCATCTCTTCCAGCATCCCCGTACCGGCAAACAGGCTCATGCAGCCTGCGGCCGTCACCACGAAACCGTCAGGGACCACATCGGGGCTCTGGCGGCGCAGCTCGCCAAGACGGGCCGTGGATTTGTCGGCCAGATGGGCCTCCGCTGCACGGCCCGCCTCTTCCAGCGGGATGATGTACGGTCCCTCCAGTAATTGTACATGCGGGTAGACCTCACTGGCAACCGCTGTCTGCAAATGGTCGAAGCGTTCGTACAGGGCCTTGCACTGGGAAGGATTGAGGCGTTCGAGATGCTGGATGCACTGGTACACCTGCGTGGCCACGCTGGTGCACAGAGCCCGGACCCTGTGCAGGCCAAAGGGATGGTCACAGCACAGGGTATATTCCAGTGAGGTCATGTTCTCCTGGAATTTGTTCCAGGCCGTCAAAAACAGTTTGAAGCGATGATGCCGGACGGCAAACGTATGTTCCGGGCTGCCGTCCGAGGCGGAGCTGCCCTTTTTATCGCTGGTAAACCGTTTGAAAAATTTGCTTAAAAACATTATCTTCCTCGTCCGAAAAAACAAGGGACGGCAGGATCAGCCGTTTTACAGAAGGCCGGGAAAACGATTTGCAGGATATTGTGCATAATATCCCAAGCAGGCCGCAGATTCAAGCCCGGTCAGGGATTTCGGCAAATTTCTCACCCGTCTCCTGCGCTATGGTCCCCCCCAGGGCGGTTGCTGCCTGCTGCAGATCCTGCGGTGTGTTGACATTGAAAAAAGCACGGGCGTCTTCCGCCCCGTACTTTTCGAAGCATTGCAGTTCGAGGGGCACGGCTTCCCGCATCTTGAGATGCCCTCGGGCCACAGCAGCTTCCAGAAAAGAGGCGGCCTCCACCCGGTAGATGGCGGCCAGGGATTCCGTCCAGCCATTGGGCGCCATGAAGGCCGTCATCAGGGACTGGCGGGGAGAGGCGGCAAATGCTGCGACCAGACGTCGCAACATGCCCGTATGCATGAGCGGCAGGTCGCACGAAAGTGCCAGCACCGCAGGGATACCTTCCGCGCGGGCACGGACCAGAGCCGCATGGACGCCGCAGATGGGGCCGGAAGCCGGCAGAAGATCCGGCACACAATTCTGCCGGGCATACGTCTGCCCGGCACGGCACGAGACCCAGACCTGTTCACACAGCGGCCGCAGCAGGGCGACGCTCCGTTCAAGCAGGGTCGGGGCAGTATCCCCTCCCAGCCGCAACAGGCTCTTGTCCCGGCCCATACGCCGGGAACGCCCCCCCGCCAAAACGACACCGGCGATCCGTACCACGCTCCCTCCTGCCACTGGCGGCCACAAAAGGCCTTGCCAAGACGTCTTCCTGCCAGCATAATGCCCGCCGGAGAGGCTGGCAAGTCTGTGGTTGACAGACAGCCGAGTTCTTTACTAAGTTTTTTGAAAATCATTTTCGGATTCATCCTATGCTCGCAATCGCTCCCCGATGCAGCTCTCGAACGGCTGCAAGCCTCCTGATCCTGGCCCTCCTGTCGCTGCTGCCCCTGTCCCTGCAGGCGGCCTCACGACCCGTCCATGTCCTGGCAACAACCTACCCCGTCTGGCAGCTGGCCCGTCCTCTGGTGGCCGGTCTGGAAAACGTCCGGCTCGACCTGTTGATCCCTGCCGCCACCGGCTGCCCGCATGATTACGCGCCGACCCCGGCCGACCTTACCAAGGTGGCGACTGCGGACGTG contains these protein-coding regions:
- a CDS encoding response regulator, which produces MHALFVDDEVEFLQLMEKRLSRRGMTIVTAPDGQSALDIVTEAMKQPETMFQVVVMDVRMPGMDGLETLRHMKKIAPKLPVLLLTGHASLGVAVQGMDLGAYDYMLKPVAINELIIKMEEAVRAAA
- the mobA gene encoding molybdenum cofactor guanylyltransferase; the encoded protein is MVRIAGVVLAGGRSRRMGRDKSLLRLGGDTAPTLLERSVALLRPLCEQVWVSCRAGQTYARQNCVPDLLPASGPICGVHAALVRARAEGIPAVLALSCDLPLMHTGMLRRLVAAFAASPRQSLMTAFMAPNGWTESLAAIYRVEAASFLEAAVARGHLKMREAVPLELQCFEKYGAEDARAFFNVNTPQDLQQAATALGGTIAQETGEKFAEIPDRA
- a CDS encoding sensor histidine kinase, whose amino-acid sequence is MPSTREYRRIFRRLFVTHLGLALLPLVALGIFSIDRINSIYDEKISAGIEAVCSSKHRALDTFLHERVSQIKTLAFTHDLAELRDPDRLSRIFTVMQQSGRSFVDLGIIGMDGRHISYVGPFDLRDANYVNAPWFTEVLRKGVFVSDVFMGFRNVPHFIIAVLRHEGGESFIMRATIDMEAINSLLQRVYSGERSDAFLINEQGVLQTDSRDYGRILEHFDVTLPNVLRQGIALVPLPSQPGDSGSKEPLAAMMHLDSMPWLLVVVDDVRESLAPLHRLRIYILLFVGLGAVLVTVGAFLGTRYIVSCLTAADRKQAHIDARMLQSSKMAALGKMAAGVAHEVNNPLMLIQENAGWIRDLLQDENPKNMVNYDEIMESTDKIEKHVQRAKGITQRMLGFGRRMNPGRSEIMVNVLVDQATEFLKTEARGRNITIEKDFSADVPVILSDSAQLEQVFINIIDNAIDAIGKNGSIAVRTEPWEDGARIYFKDTGPGMDEETMQRIFDPFFTTKAVGEGTGLGLAICFTILEKLGGRIEVSSVVGQGTTFCISLPAEPPSQPLETSEDA
- a CDS encoding FAD-dependent oxidoreductase; this encodes MERKFPHLCKPITIGRVTFRNRMFSAPMGGTDITNDGCIGPKSTAFYELRAKGGAGAVTISECMVHPKTDGSHAYHLDTAILNSLASFAYTADAIRRHGAIPSVELSHSGMYSGTYMTDKSRQHGLAQWGPSACVRPDGVEVGELSHEMIDEIVAAYGQVAGLAKRAGFEMIMVHGGHGWLINQFLSPWFNHRTDEYGGSIQNRCRFARRVLQSVREAVGPGFPIEFRMSGSELFEGGYTLEDGIAIAQELEDCIDLLHVSAGTYQRGFGDTHPSMFKAHGCNVYLAAEIKKHVSIPVATIGGLNDPAQMEEIIKSGKADVVYMARALLADPFLPEKVMANRDEEIVRCLRCFTCMAERAATATRRCTVNPLIGREMEGDYVLPAPEKKKVLVAGGGPGGLYAAWTAARRGHQVILCEKEDSLGGILRSEQALPFKYEMYQLAGTYAHLARKAGVEIRLNTEVTAEYVEREAPDALIIAVGSRPLLPPIPGLKGDNVVVVNNYYKEKDKVGEDVVVFGGGLAGCECAIHLGQEGKTVHVVEMRDALAPDANVRHRPLLLKEVEKYATVHTGCRGLEVRPDGIWCEDKEGRQFLVPGKSVIAALGQRSCSDIVEELQDGAPFVRIIGDAARVSTITNAVYWGYHAALDI
- a CDS encoding PEP/pyruvate-binding domain-containing protein; amino-acid sequence: MTSLEYTLCCDHPFGLHRVRALCTSVATQVYQCIQHLERLNPSQCKALYERFDHLQTAVASEVYPHVQLLEGPYIIPLEEAGRAAEAHLADKSTARLGELRRQSPDVVPDGFVVTAAGCMSLFAGTGMLEEMNRRIQAAGGYLPETLQDLSESLSELTESTPLPDRLVEEFCAALAELRKKCPGEMRLLFKGRLWPCMDDGEDTPGTDPGLLVWGPTVSLHASDMDILASLHTTLARKQQAQALVYRRARGLMEANARICITCLAVEEDSFGGMAHTANPIDLKGGNVHIYFCNGLPQDMEYSLVPVNVMHVSRTPPYKVSARCMHDAEDGSSFSDQAAADVAALAMELENMSGCPQSMVWLRTPSGRTQVLMARPMVIKARTQEEREDEAESRADDNLPAPLLTGGVTTSRGRACGPVVIARSWSDVLDFPDGGILVVQRDLYQWASLVDRAGAIIAEDGLLGSRLFSLAREFGIPAMFGLAGAMEKLTPGDKVTVCTEMGCVFTGQLDELLAQARPPRDYLPGSPVYRVLQHAAEHILPLTIDVDSVDFKAANCQTYHDIARYCHEKAVSAMFTLGSDKQYAAQRIKQLRDKVLKQFWVVNLNDGFGKVQPGPVIDVEDITSIPMQAIWHGMNAYPWQGPPPVDGKGFLSVLFEATANPNLDPAAQTAYFTEKNYFMVSRDYCSLHSRFGFHFVSVEARLGDRTPENYVAFQLRGGAANIERRILRVRFVADLLWEFGLTPVVRNDAVTARLEGMDMEEGQCLLAVAGYLTIHTRQLDMIMQDSAKVAATRKTMLNHCRILLTGGDLSQISAKEE
- a CDS encoding PEP/pyruvate-binding domain-containing protein gives rise to the protein MSIFTRLRHLLGGQKELSPEDLAREEELKKQLRERCARFRRLLSSNKNALEIMSEVEEALAGSRPFGMSYVRGAGTRAATAVYQMVRELNALSDNQYESLQTAFNDVSGRITDVLERKSLVTDGPLLLPLTDIRLGDMPQVGGKMANLGEVSANVGLAVPDGFAVTVNAYHAFMEYNGLRDEISRRIQSADMDSMDDLFSLSAALQQCILNAPLPPQLEQAIEEAVAGMVERCGSELRLALRSSAVGEDALGVTFAGQYRSELNVLPEEACEVWKEIVASKYAVTAMSYRFQRGIPDEAAPMSVGVLSMVQALAGGVAYSRDPVASRQGRGQVTLNAVPGLPQAVVDGAVTPDVFAFSRQNPPELLEKHIAYKAFRLDCAPEAAQGVSRSDLEGEAAVRPSLTDAQARELAQVALALEEFYNEPQDVEWALEPYEGNTRIVVLQSRPLFESAPDQVEEAPAAVAGEEDPGDLPVLAQGGMAVSSGVAVGPVFVARKDADMLSFPRGGILVIERAQPRWATLLSRAAGLISETGGMAGHLASVAREYKLPALFSLKDASHLLENAGEVTLLADRGTVLAGSHPELIPAGATPPNLMAGSPVYQRLKELAALMTPLHLLDPDSPDFSPANCTSLHDITRFCHEKAVGLMFDSEAALNRNMGKQLKVGVKLQYWVIDMDDGFKRSVNGPLVELGDIACKPMLALWNGMVAVPWAGPPATSASGFMSVVFESTMNRELESTAPTAMADKNFFIIASRYMILQARYGYHFCTVECLAGEDEHENFVSFQFKGGAADVSRRILRARMLADLLESHGFRVDIKNDSMFAVAEAYNAEETLRRTRLIGYLLIHSRQVDMIMKDTVRAAALKEKLAGDMATLMAKPLQFS